The Hyphococcus flavus genome contains a region encoding:
- a CDS encoding D-alanyl-D-alanine carboxypeptidase family protein, whose amino-acid sequence MRFLSFFTVITSVLALGLFHGGAAAQNGPVETAAEYAVIMDYRTGEILFEKNARVPTAPASMSKLMTVAIVFERLKDGSLQLTDEFDVSEKAWREREGSSMWVRVDTAIPVLDLLRGIIVQSGNDACIVVAENISGSEEAFAELMNRKAREWGLTDSTFANPHGMPHPNQKMSMRDLALLSRKIISEYGEYYALFAEREFTWERIRQENRNPLLGFVDGADGLKTGHTEESGYGLVGSAVQNGERRIVVVNGLDSNRERTTESARLIRLAFNDFSNKTFFEPGDIVGEAEVFKGKDKSVPLIARAPVDMILHRTQFDDSQATIVYEGPVAAPIRENQQIGFLKITASDGKVREYPLFAGTSVREAGVWGKIGIAAKKLLAKPPSDEVASAQN is encoded by the coding sequence TTGAGATTCTTGAGTTTTTTCACAGTAATCACGTCCGTTCTAGCCTTGGGCCTGTTTCATGGGGGCGCCGCCGCACAAAATGGACCGGTAGAGACCGCCGCCGAGTATGCGGTGATTATGGACTATCGGACGGGCGAAATTCTGTTTGAGAAGAACGCACGTGTACCGACGGCGCCAGCCTCAATGTCAAAGTTGATGACTGTGGCGATCGTTTTTGAACGGCTGAAAGATGGTTCTCTACAGCTCACCGATGAGTTTGATGTCAGTGAGAAAGCCTGGAGAGAGCGAGAGGGCTCATCCATGTGGGTACGGGTCGATACCGCAATCCCCGTGCTTGACCTTTTACGCGGCATTATTGTGCAGTCCGGTAACGATGCCTGCATCGTTGTTGCTGAGAATATATCCGGGTCAGAGGAAGCTTTTGCGGAGCTTATGAACCGCAAGGCTCGCGAATGGGGGCTAACGGATTCCACATTCGCTAACCCTCACGGCATGCCGCACCCAAACCAGAAGATGAGCATGCGGGATCTAGCGCTTCTTTCCAGAAAAATTATTTCAGAATATGGCGAGTACTATGCTCTGTTTGCGGAACGTGAATTCACCTGGGAGCGAATTCGGCAGGAAAACCGAAATCCATTGTTGGGATTTGTTGATGGCGCGGACGGCCTGAAAACTGGTCATACGGAAGAGTCCGGGTACGGATTGGTTGGCTCAGCGGTGCAAAATGGCGAACGCCGGATCGTCGTGGTTAATGGTCTCGATTCAAATCGTGAACGGACGACTGAATCAGCGCGCTTGATACGTCTTGCATTCAATGATTTCAGCAATAAGACATTTTTTGAGCCAGGAGACATTGTCGGCGAAGCTGAGGTGTTCAAGGGCAAGGATAAATCCGTACCCTTAATTGCGCGCGCACCCGTGGATATGATCTTGCATCGAACGCAGTTTGATGACTCTCAGGCGACTATAGTTTATGAGGGGCCGGTTGCGGCGCCCATTCGGGAAAATCAACAAATCGGGTTTTTAAAGATTACTGCTTCCGATGGTAAAGTGCGTGAGTACCCGCTATTTGCCGGCACATCTGTCAGAGAAGCCGGCGTATGGGGCAAGATAGGCATTGCTGCGAAAAAGCTGCTTGCCAAGCCACCGAGTGACGAGGTCGCATCCGCGCAAAACTGA
- a CDS encoding septal ring lytic transglycosylase RlpA family protein produces MSKPFRLLLALFTLVAVAGCATQRTASPGDASPHYKIGKPYKVNGRWYHPKEDPNYVETGVASWYGAQFHGRLTANGEIFDMNRLSAAHTTLPLPSMVEVTNLENGRSITVRVNDRGPFAHNRIIDMSREAARKLDFEQQGTTRVRVRYAGPAPLMARAAPSDRSRPPQEEPIDRVARAAEVKEPSDTSGPPAAPETDEISELLTSIESAPALTPGAEASSIAEACSPAEGACQIPAADLSTPDPDDARLIDPKSSPAAAPQALYIIRVAALTNLDHIDRLRTELGDVGTLRLSRVETEAGAVFYRVNLGPFSSIETAAQRLEAVRKAGYGDAALVTLTP; encoded by the coding sequence ATGTCCAAGCCCTTCCGTCTGCTTTTGGCTTTATTCACGCTTGTCGCCGTCGCTGGTTGCGCCACACAGCGGACAGCTAGTCCGGGCGACGCTTCGCCCCATTATAAAATCGGCAAGCCGTACAAGGTTAACGGCCGCTGGTACCATCCAAAGGAAGACCCAAACTATGTCGAGACCGGCGTCGCTTCCTGGTATGGCGCGCAATTCCATGGCCGTCTTACAGCTAATGGCGAGATTTTCGACATGAACAGGCTCTCGGCCGCCCATACAACGCTGCCGCTGCCTTCCATGGTGGAAGTGACAAATCTTGAGAATGGGCGGTCAATTACAGTACGGGTTAATGACCGCGGCCCATTTGCCCATAACCGTATCATCGATATGTCGCGAGAGGCGGCCCGCAAACTGGATTTTGAACAGCAAGGGACTACGCGGGTTCGCGTGAGATACGCTGGCCCTGCGCCGCTGATGGCAAGGGCGGCGCCTTCTGATCGCAGCAGACCGCCTCAGGAAGAACCCATAGACAGGGTAGCGCGCGCTGCGGAAGTCAAAGAGCCGTCCGACACATCTGGGCCTCCTGCAGCCCCTGAGACTGACGAGATTTCTGAGCTGTTGACCAGCATCGAGAGCGCGCCAGCGTTAACTCCTGGGGCTGAAGCGTCGTCCATCGCAGAGGCTTGCAGTCCGGCAGAAGGCGCTTGCCAGATCCCGGCAGCAGATCTTTCGACGCCAGACCCCGATGATGCGCGACTGATTGATCCGAAATCAAGTCCGGCAGCCGCGCCTCAAGCGCTCTACATCATCCGTGTGGCGGCGCTGACGAACCTCGATCATATCGACCGTCTTCGCACCGAGTTGGGTGATGTCGGAACTTTGCGCCTCTCGCGGGTGGAGACGGAAGCCGGGGCGGTGTTTTATCGGGTTAACCTTGGCCCATTTTCATCTATAGAAACAGCCGCTCAGCGATTGGAAGCGGTGCGCAAAGCAGGTTATGGTGATGCAGCGCTGGTCACGCTGACGCCTTAA